One stretch of Pseudomonas fluorescens Q2-87 DNA includes these proteins:
- the gspL gene encoding type II secretion system protein GspL: MKTWLYLTADGLSAPCANWPCCVWSPAGERRCMPLHEAARELHGHVVDVLLPMEMCSGLRSEPWPSRRHPRPQALAFAIEEQLSENLEALHISVGPRDRQQRYPLIVTQRARFQALLALLAEQGIDVGTVHVDADLLPDDKAYGVRWFGRWLLGGALSARLSLSARALAALKPGLPEDMHWLDETRDCQGIDDWLLSSGGHSIDLLQGEFRRRRRPLPWRGAAVAALGALVLSWAFNEARVRFLESETRRLYAQAEQQFRSLYPGQSRIVDLAAQFQALQSRGGPPRDTQVARLVRLTEQVIGASNVEVQRIDFREGEGWKIQLTANSFIELEQLRERGQQNGLPLALGSASKQDNRVQAILTLEDS, from the coding sequence ATGAAAACCTGGCTTTACCTGACCGCTGACGGCTTGAGCGCGCCTTGCGCCAATTGGCCCTGCTGCGTGTGGTCGCCAGCGGGCGAACGGCGTTGCATGCCCTTGCACGAAGCGGCCCGCGAGCTGCATGGGCATGTCGTCGATGTGTTGTTGCCGATGGAAATGTGCAGCGGGTTGCGCAGCGAGCCGTGGCCCTCACGGCGCCATCCCCGACCCCAGGCGCTTGCGTTCGCCATCGAAGAGCAACTGAGTGAGAACCTGGAGGCGCTGCACATCAGCGTCGGCCCACGGGATCGTCAACAGCGCTATCCGCTGATCGTGACCCAGCGAGCCCGATTCCAAGCGTTGCTGGCCCTGCTCGCTGAGCAAGGAATCGATGTGGGTACAGTGCATGTCGATGCCGATCTGTTGCCTGACGACAAGGCGTATGGCGTGCGCTGGTTCGGTCGCTGGTTGCTGGGCGGCGCGCTGTCGGCGCGGCTGTCGTTGTCCGCCCGAGCCTTGGCGGCGCTCAAGCCGGGCTTGCCCGAGGACATGCATTGGCTGGATGAAACACGAGATTGCCAGGGCATCGATGACTGGCTACTGAGCAGCGGTGGACATTCCATCGATCTGTTGCAGGGTGAGTTTCGTCGGCGTCGCCGGCCTCTGCCTTGGCGCGGTGCGGCGGTGGCTGCGCTGGGAGCACTGGTGCTCAGTTGGGCTTTCAATGAGGCCCGGGTGCGGTTCCTTGAGAGCGAAACCCGGCGCCTGTATGCCCAGGCGGAGCAGCAATTCAGGTCGCTGTATCCCGGGCAAAGCCGGATCGTCGACCTGGCGGCACAATTCCAGGCCTTGCAGAGCCGAGGTGGGCCGCCTCGGGACACTCAAGTTGCGCGGCTGGTGCGTCTCACGGAGCAGGTCATTGGCGCCAGCAATGTCGAGGTGCAGCGCATCGATTTTCGTGAAGGCGAAGGCTGGAAGATCCAGTTGACGGCCAATAGCTTCATCGAACTCGAACAGTTGCGCGAGCGCGGACAGCAAAACGGGCTGCCCCTCGCATTGGGCAGCGCCAGTAAGCAGGACAATCGGGTGCAGGCCATCCTCACGCTGGAGGACAGTTGA
- a CDS encoding general secretion pathway protein GspK: protein MNRQRGVALISVLLVLSLALLLVGGMLRSHRLLLKSSAQQLQQVQLRQLGLAGEAWAQAKLEGSAITPSGPVDLSQDWARFEPVFEVEDARLHIDIEDLSGRLNLNALLARGQIDPVTLGRWTRLLASLDLPPLVLPQVGAVKELSQLRLLPDMDGQTLRRLEPWVVLLPKEARLNINTAPQRLLMTLDGMEAEPAKALISQRAQAPYTSVQAFTNDPLLSGLGLSSHGLGVSSRWFRITVSVTHAGSRLRLASDIERNPLTGRWTVLQRRFLPISPNERP, encoded by the coding sequence ATGAATCGACAACGAGGCGTGGCGCTGATCAGCGTGTTGCTGGTGCTGAGCCTGGCGCTGCTGCTGGTCGGTGGCATGCTGCGCAGTCATCGCCTGTTGCTCAAAAGCAGCGCGCAGCAGTTGCAACAGGTCCAACTGCGGCAGTTGGGGTTGGCCGGTGAAGCCTGGGCCCAGGCGAAGCTGGAAGGCAGTGCGATTACGCCGTCCGGGCCCGTGGACCTGAGCCAGGATTGGGCTCGGTTCGAGCCGGTATTCGAAGTGGAAGACGCCAGGCTTCATATCGATATCGAGGATTTGTCCGGGCGCTTGAACCTCAACGCGTTACTGGCCCGGGGCCAAATCGACCCAGTCACCCTCGGCCGTTGGACGCGGTTGCTCGCTTCGCTGGATCTACCGCCGCTGGTGTTGCCTCAGGTCGGGGCGGTCAAGGAGTTGAGTCAATTGCGTTTGTTGCCAGACATGGATGGCCAGACGCTGCGCCGCCTGGAACCCTGGGTGGTGCTGCTGCCCAAGGAGGCGCGACTGAACATCAATACCGCACCGCAGCGATTATTGATGACCCTGGACGGCATGGAGGCCGAGCCGGCCAAGGCGTTGATCAGCCAACGCGCGCAAGCGCCCTACACCAGTGTGCAGGCCTTTACCAACGACCCGTTGCTGTCCGGATTGGGCCTCAGCAGCCATGGCCTGGGGGTCAGCAGCCGCTGGTTCCGCATCACCGTGAGCGTGACGCACGCAGGCAGCCGCCTGCGCCTGGCCTCGGATATCGAGCGTAACCCCTTAACCGGACGCTGGACGGTGCTCCAGCGTCGTTTCCTGCCCATCAGCCCCAACGAGCGTCCTTGA